The following coding sequences lie in one Kamptonema formosum PCC 6407 genomic window:
- a CDS encoding helix-turn-helix domain-containing protein — protein sequence MKVNYQERIEATVTELKIIIQRQRTITNRQKVQALYLLKSGSSQSITEVAERLGVHRITVQRWLKQYSNGGLSELLKLRHSTGRPRVIPQEVIAGLSTKIGEETCEFKSYKEIVSWVEENYQVSVKYQTLHKQLHYRMKAKLKVPKCLSNKKDELAEREFKKD from the coding sequence ATGAAAGTAAACTACCAAGAAAGAATTGAGGCAACTGTCACTGAATTAAAAATAATTATACAGCGACAGCGAACGATAACTAACAGACAAAAAGTTCAGGCACTTTATTTACTAAAATCTGGGTCTAGCCAGAGTATTACAGAAGTAGCTGAACGTTTAGGAGTACATAGAATTACCGTACAAAGATGGTTAAAACAATATAGTAATGGCGGTTTGTCAGAATTATTAAAACTGCGCCATTCAACAGGGAGACCGCGAGTAATTCCCCAAGAAGTAATCGCAGGACTATCGACAAAGATCGGCGAGGAAACCTGCGAGTTTAAGAGTTATAAAGAAATTGTGAGCTGGGTAGAAGAGAACTATCAAGTATCCGTCAAATATCAAACTTTACACAAGCAACTGCACTATCGGATGAAAGCTAAGTTAAAAGTACCTAAATGTTTGAGTAACAAAAAAGACGAGTTAGCAGAGAGGGAGTTTAAAAAAGACTAG